A single genomic interval of Littorina saxatilis isolate snail1 linkage group LG17, US_GU_Lsax_2.0, whole genome shotgun sequence harbors:
- the LOC138953223 gene encoding NPC intracellular cholesterol transporter 2 homolog a-like codes for MRMRVKGAMFVLVCVAVTHVLVAGDCEIKDPERCDLKSPQVVQGVQFNGTCNSTGVPTLVVGDTYQLNISFTPAQDAKEARSEVKVEVLSLLIPLDIENPNACVNKGLDCPLKADTNYTFNTVFDLKPTYPVYSEMHAKVHWSLVDKPSDQYDVTDNDNNDVNEDNKVIFCIKLPVVVEPKPSYDVQQDTHQQDTHQQQPSFRVVQ; via the exons atgagaatgagagtGAAAGGAGCGAtgtttgtgttggtgtgtgtcgcCGTGACGCACGTCTTGGTTGCCGGGGACTGTGAGATCAAGGACCCGGAGAGATGTG ACCTGAAGTCGCCCCAGGTGGTGCAGGGCGTGCAGTTCAACGGGACGTGTAATAGCACGGGAGTCCCCACACTGGTGGTCGGCGACACTTATCAACTCAACATCTCCTTCACGCCAG CACAAGACGCGAAGGAGGCGAGGTCcgaggtgaaggtggaggtgttGAGCCTGCTCATCCCGCTGGACATCGAGAACCCTAACGCGTGTGTCAACAAGGGACTGGACTGCCCGCTCAAAGCCGACACCAACTACACCTTCAACACCGTCTTTGACCTCAAGCCAACCTACCCCGTCTACTCCGAG ATGCATGCCAAAGTACACTGGTCCCTGGTGGACAAGCCAAGTGACCAGTATGACGTCAcagacaacgacaacaacgacgtcAACGAAGACAACAAAGTGATTTTCTGCATCAAGTTGCCGGTGGTGGTGGAGCCCAAACCGTCGTACGATGTACAGcaagacacacaccaacaagacacacaccaacaacaaccgtCCTTTAGAGTTGTACAGTGA